The following are encoded together in the Phaseolus vulgaris cultivar G19833 chromosome 9, P. vulgaris v2.0, whole genome shotgun sequence genome:
- the LOC137822589 gene encoding pentatricopeptide repeat-containing protein At4g21065-like isoform X1 — protein MSRYYSNMKKVYNLHATLIKRGQHENPLSLRPFILHCANSSSPPDTARYAASVLLRFPIPGDTFTYNAIIRHLALHAPSLALLLFSHMHRTNIPFDHFTFPLILKPSKLNPHSIHSVVLKLGFYSSIYVQNALINSYGTSGSLHVSLKLFDEISHPDLVSWSSLISSFAKHGFPHEALTLFQQMQLRHTDILPDGVIMLSVLSAVSSLGALELGIWVHAFISRTGLNFTVPLGTALINMYSRCGDIDRSVKVFDEIPHRNVVTWTALINGLAVHGRGREALEAFYDMVESGLKPDCVAFMGALVACSHGGFVEEGQQVFQGMWSKYGVEPALEHYGCMVDLLGRAGKLLEAFEFVERMRVKPNSIIWRTLLGACVNHNHLGLAEKAKERIKELDPHHDGDYVLLSNAYGGVGNWVEKEGVRNSMRELRIVKEPGRSLVHIDQVVHEFLSGDNSHPNWEEITRFLGSIIDTVKLGGYTPITSNVLHDIQEEEKEHCLGYHSEKLAVAFVLLFHRDRKTIRIIKNLRICYDCHSFMKHVSGFFDRCIVIRDRSRFHHFSKGSCSCRDFW, from the coding sequence ATGTCGAGATATTACTCGAACATGAAGAAAGTGTACAACCTACACGCCACGCTAATCAAACGTGGCCAACACGAGAACCCTCTCTCCCTCCGTCCCTTCATTCTCCACTGCGCCAACTCATCATCACCCCCCGACACCGCCCGTTACGCCGCCTCAGTGCTCCTCCGTTTCCCCATCCCCGGCGACACCTTCACCTACAACGCCATCATCCGCCACCTGGCACTCCACGCTCCCTCCCTCGCCCTCCTCCTCTTCTCCCACATGCACCGCACCAATATCCCCTTCGATCACTTCACCTTCCCCCTCATCCTCAAACCCTCCAAATTAAACCCCCACAGCATCCACTCCGTCGTTCTCAAACTCGGTTTCTACTCCTCCATTTACGTCCAAAACGCCCTTATAAACTCCTACGGAACCTCCGGCTCCCTCCACGTCTCCCTTAAACTGTTCGATGAAATCTCCCACCCAGACTTGGTCTCTTGGTCCTCTTTAATCTCCTCTTTCGCCAAACACGGGTTCCCCCATGAAGCCCTTACGCTCTTCCAACAAATGCAGCTCCGCCACACTGATATCCTACCCGACGGGGTCATCATGCTTAGTGTGCTATCCGCTGTTTCCAGCCTAGGTGCCTTGGAATTAGGTATCTGGGTTCACGCTTTTATTTCCAGAACTGGGCTTAACTTTACTGTCCCATTAGGTACTGCACTTATTAACATGTATTCTCGATGCGGGGACATTGATCGTTCTGttaaggtgtttgatgaaatacCTCACAGGAATGTGGTAACATGGACTGCGCTGATTAACGGGCTTGCCGTTCATGGACGTGGTAGGGAGGCTTTAGAGGCCTTTTATGATATGGTGGAGTCTGGTTTGAAGCCTGATTGTGTTGCGTTTATGGGTGCATTGGTGGCTTGTAGTCATGGTGGGTTTGTGGAGGAGGGGCAGCAGGTTTTTCAGGGCATGTGGAGTAAGTATGGTGTTGAACCGGCGCTTGAGCATTATGGTTGTATGGTTGATCTTCTTGGCCGCGCAGGCAAGCTGCTTGAAGCTTTTGAGTTTGTGGAGAGGATGCGTGTTAAGCCAAATTCGATTATTTGGAGGACTTTGCTTGGGGCATGTGTGAATCACAATCATCTTGGGCTGGCTGAGAAGGCCAAGGAGAGGATCAAGGAGTTGGACCCTCATCATGATGGTGATTATGTGCTTTTGTCAAACGCTTATGGTGGAGTTGGTAACTGGGTTGAGAAGGAGGGGGTGAGGAATTCAATGAGGGAGCTTAGGATTGTTAAGGAACCTGGCCGTAGTTTGGTTCACATTGATCAAGTGGTTCATGAGTTTTTGTCTGGAGATAATTCTCATCCGAATTGGGAGGAGATTACAAGATTTCTGGGTTCAATTATTGACACAGTAAAACTTGGAGGTTACACCCCTATTACTTCTAATGTGCTGCATGACATTCAAGAGGAAGAGAAGGAGCATTGTCTAGGCTATCACAGTGAGAAATTAGCAGTGgcttttgttcttctttttcatagGGATAGAAAGACCATTAGGATCATTAAGAACCTTAGAATTTGTTATGACTGTCATAGTTTCATGAAGCACGTTTCAGGTTTCTTTGATAGATGTATTGTCATTAGGGATCGAAGTCGGTTCCACCATTTTAGCAAGGGATCATGCTCTTGCAGAGATTTTTGGTAA
- the LOC137820348 gene encoding chaperone protein ClpD, chloroplastic: MQVSSSWFGTLPCSLPLESCSTSTTCLSASSYTYSPRTNVFFTRSHPRPFTALSFLVSQRKGFTQLAPIRRSKKRRRALGVSAVFERFTERAIKAIVLSQREAKGLGSELVYTQHLLLGLVAEEDRSSDGFLASGIPVEKAREVVRNIWHRNSSARGGVNDDHKTSATQVPFSVNAKRVFEAAVEYSKSLGHKFVAPEHITVGLVKVDDGSVSRILYRLGTNGNQLAAVAFSRLQKEIAKDGREPNTVSKGIPNKSLSRKGSEAGASGTTGEESPLSQFCVDLTARASEGQIDPVVGREVEVQRIIQILCRKTKSNPILLGEAGVGKTAIAEGLALRIAKADVSPFLLTKRVMSLDIALLMAGAKERGELEERVTKLIKEVIKSGDVILFIDEVHILVQAGTVGRGNKGSGLDIANLLKPALGRGQFQCIASTTIDEYRLYFEKDTALARRFQPVWVDEPSEDDAIKILTGIREKYEAYHKCRYTTDAIKAAVDLSARYIVDRYLPDKAIDLIDEAGSRARIVAFKKKKEQETGILSKCPADYWQEIRAVKSMHEMESKLKYYGASNIDENNELILDSYLSSTTIDDEPIVVGPEDIAAVASLWSGIPVQKLTVDQRILLLDLDNQLRKRVIGQEEAVAAISRAVKRSRVGLKDPDRPIATLLFCGPTGVGKTELAKSLAACYFGSEAAMVRLDMSEYMERHTVSKLIGSPPGYVGYGEGGVLTEAIRRKPFTVLLLDEIEKAHPDIFNILLQILEDGQLTDSQGRRVSFKNALVVMTSNVGSSAIAKGQHNSIGFLIPDDKTTSYNGLKSMVIEELRTYFRPELLNRIDEVVVFQPLEKSQLLKILDLLLQDMKKRVLSLGINVKVSEAMKNLVCQQGYNPTYGARPLRRAITSLIEDPLSEAFLFGECKPGDTVLIDLDANGYPFITNQFDKIVNLSD; the protein is encoded by the exons ATGCAAGTTTCCTCCTCCTGGTTCGGTACCTTACCTTGTTCACTTCCTCTGGAATCCTGTTCCACCTCAACCACATGCCTTTCCGCTTCCTCCTACACCTATTCTCCTCGTACTAACGTCTTTTTCACGCGCTCTCATCCACGACCCTTCACTGCTCTCTCGTTTCTGGTCTCTCAAAGAAAAGGCTTCACGCAGTTGGCACCGATCAGAAGGTccaagaagagaagaagagCGTTGGGTGTTTCCGCTGTGTTCGAACGCTTCACGGAAAGAGCAATAAAAGCCATAGTCTTGTCGCAGAGGGAAGCCAAAGGGCTCGGAAGCGAATTGGTTTACACGCAACATCTCTTGCTGGGACTTGTGGCAGAGGAGGATCGCTCCTCCGACGGTTTTCTCGCGTCTGGTATCCCGGTCGAGAAGGCACGTGAGGTTGTTCGCAATATCTGGCATCGGAACAGTTCTGCACGTGGTGGGGTCAATGATGATCACAAAACAAGTGCCACGCAGGTTCCCTTTTCCGTTAATGCGAAGCGAGTGTTTGAGGCTGCGGTGGAGTATTCGAAGTCTCTGGGACACAAATTCGTTGCCCCGGAACACATTACTGTGGGTTTAGTCAAAGTGGATGATGGAAGTGTTAGTAGGATTCTTTACAG ATTGGGGACAAATGGAAATCAATTGGCAGCTGTGGCATTCTCCAGATTACAAAAGGAGATTGCTAAAGACGGTAGAGAACCTAACACAGTGTCCAAGGGGATTCCTAACAAATCGCTTTCTAGAAAAGGTTCTGAAGCTGGAGCCTCTGGCACAACAGGAG AGGAGAGTCCTTTATCACAATTTTGTGTGGATCTCACTGCCCGTGCAAGTGAAGGACAAATTGATCCAGTTGTTGGCCGAGAAGTTGAAGTTCAGAGAATAATTCAAATACTATGCAGGAAAACAAAAAGTAATCCCATTCTTCTTGGTGAAGCTGGAGTTGGAAAAACTGCTATTGCCGAGGGGTTGGCACTTCGTATTGCTAAGGCAGATGTTTCTCCCTTTTTATTG acaaaGCGTGTGATGTCCTTGGATATAGCCCTCTTAATGGCTGGAGCAAAAGAAAGAGGAGAGCTAGAGGAACGTGTTACAAAGTTGATAAAAGAAGTGATCAAGTCAG GTGATGTCATTCTCTTCATTGACGAAGTTCATATACTTGTTCAGGCAGGAACAGTTGGGAGAGGAAATAAGGGATCTGGCCTTGACATTGCTAATTTACTTAAACCTGCACTTGGAAGAGGTCAATTTCAG TGTATTGCATCAACCACCATAGATGAATACAGACTTTACTTTGAAAAAGACACAGCGTTGGCTCGACGGTTTCAACCTGTTTGGGTTGATGAGCCGAGTGAG GATGACGCGATTAAGATCCTTACGGGCATACGTGAGAAATATGAGGCATATCATAAATGCAGATACACAACAGATGCTATAAAGGCTGCAGTTGATTTGTCAGCAAGATACATAGTTGATAGGTATCTACCTGATAAAGCTATTGACCTCATAGATGAAGCAGGAAGCAGAGCTCGTATTGTAGCCtttaagaagaaaaaggaaCAAGAAACTGGCATTCTTTCTAAGTGCCCAGCTGATTACTGGCAAGAAATTAGAGCGGTCAAGTCCATGCATGAAATG GAGAGCAAGCTTAAATACTATGGTGCTTCCAACATTGACGAAAACAATGAACTCATACTGGATTCATATTTATCTTCTACAACCATTGATGATGA ACCAATAGTAGTGGGGCCAGAAGATATAGCAGCAGTTGCTTCCCTCTGGTCAGGAATTCCTGTGCAGAAGCTCACGGTTGATCAAAGAATTCTTCTGTTAGACCTTGATAATCAACTTCGCAAACGTGTGATTGGACAAGAGGAGGCTGTTGCTGCCATTTCTAGAGCTGTGAAGAGATCTCGGGTTGGCCTCAAGGATCCTGATAGACCAATAGCTACCTTGTTATTCTGTGGTCCTACCGGAGTTGGGAAAACAGAACTTGCAAAATCTTTGGCTGCATGTTACTTTGGATCG GAGGCAGCCATGGTACGACTAGACATGAGTGAATACATGGAACGGCATACAGTGAGCAAATTGATCGGATCACCCCCAGGTTATGTTGGTTATGGAGAGGGCGGCGTTTTAACTGAAGCTATTAGAAGAAAACCGTTTACTGTGTTATTGCTTGATGAAATAGAGAAAGCTCATCCAGATATATTCAACATTCTTCTTCAAATTTTGGAAGATGGTCAACTTACTGATTCTCAG GGTCGCAGAGTTTCATTTAAAAATGCACTGGTGGTAATGACTTCAAATGTGGGGTCTAGTGCAATTGCTAAGGGTCAACACAACTCCATAGGTTTCTTGATTCCTGATGATAAAACAACATCATACAATGGCTTGAAATCGATGGTAATTGAAGAACTAAGGACATATTTTCGTCCAGAATTGCTCAACAGGATAGATGAAGTGGTAGTGTTTCAACCCCTCGAGAAGTCACAG TTACTGAAGATATTGGATTTGCTTCTTCAAGACATGAAGAAAAGGGTGTTGTCCCTAGGAATCAATGTTAAGGTGTCTGAAGCAATGAAGAACCTTGTGTGCCAGCAAGGCTATAACCCAACATATGGTGCTAGGCCTCTGAGAAGGGCCATTACATCACTAATAGAAGATCCATTGAGTGAGGCATTTCTTTTTGGAGAATGCAAGCCAGGTGACACTGTCCTCATCGATTTGGATGCTAATGGTTACCCCTTTATTACAAATCAGTTTGATAAGATTGTCAACTTATCTGACTGA
- the LOC137820650 gene encoding protein FRIGIDA, translating to MATTESLTDGLPSLPPEDQNDAGDKLEKSVNQLNNLSIAIQTFKSRYDELQRHLDFIEHAIDARTKELQLSGSNASPNAKETTEASVSQSDSGKTDSIPKPNPKAEEEGGEEEKVKEEEKEEDELLSLCKTMNSRGLRKYVLSRLSETASLREQVPVALKSAPKPSKLVFECIGRFFLQGSKAYTKDSPMIPARQVSVLVLEYYLLSGRVGNEEEVEASLKKEADSAAVAWRKRLIVEGGLSKASEIDARGLILFVAGFGIPGVFRDEDICNLVSVSNGREISDALRQSQLLLKRVSDIADGMIRKGMVVKAVDLAYTFGLEEKYSPQTALTSFLQKSEETWKKAKQDANDFPSALKQAHEKYLAVLKSVVNCLEGHNIDFVKLIPGWQLKDKIINLEKDISDTNIKIEEKSMIKRKVDKNTSSNKMKIPDAKRTRFAGRDASVLSPPLAALHEQRIVRMDGNSSYDGSLAAHLLDGRSYGYPNSYLSAASIQLGSVSDSLAEKYLGSTVANGANMLGGAMGGSYSGYQGDMIRDNVGTVLNSNSYRWHGVGEGALSHDRSVGQSFAGQSTSALVNNLYGKTSIEGFAGVSEHHSIGASSRSGGSDLYSFADGVFDS from the exons ATGGCCACCACCGAGAGCCTCACAGACGGACTACCATCGTTGCCACCGGAAGACCAAAACGACGCCGGAGACAAATTGGAGAAATCGGTGAACCAACTCAACAACCTCTCCATTGCCATACAAACCTTCAAGAGCAGGTACGATGAACTGCAGAGACACCTCGATTTCATCGAACACGCCATCGACGCAAGGACGAAGGAACTCCAACTGTCAGGGTCCAACGCCTCGCCGAATGCGAAAGAAACAACCGAAGCCAGCGTCTCTCAATCAGACAGTGGTAAAACAGATTCCATTCCGAAGCCAAATCCTAAGGCggaagaggaagggggagaggaagAGAaagtaaaagaagaagaaaaggaagaggaCGAACTTCTTTCGCTTTGCAAAACGATGAATAGCCGCGGCCTGCGTAAATACGTGTTATCGCGTTTATCCGAAACGGCGTCGCTTCGGGAACAGGTTCCCGTTGCGTTGAAGAGTGCGCCGAAGCCCTCGAAGCTCGTGTTTGAATGCATTGGGAGGTTTTTCCTTCAGGGAAGCAAAGCGTACACGAAGGACTCGCCGATGATTCCAGCGAGGCAGGTTTCGGTTCTGGTTTTGGAATACTATTTGCTCTCTGGACGTGTTGGTAACGAGGAAGAAGTGGAGGCTTCGCTGAAGAAAGAGGCAGATTCGGCCGCGGTTGCGTGGAGGAAGAGGCTCATTGTTGAAGGGGGTTTGTCGAAGGCCTCTGAGATTGATGCCAGGGGTCTGATTTTGTTCGTTGCTGGCTTTGGGATTCCTGGTGTTTTCAGGGATGAGGATATATGCAACTTAGTTAGCGTTAGCAATGGTAGAGAAATCTCCGATGCCCTGCGCCAGTCTCAGCTCTTGCTTAAGAGGGTTTCAG ATATTGCAGATGGGATGATAAGAAAAGGCATGGTTGTTAAAGCTGTTGATTTGGCTTATACCTTTGGGCTTGAAGAGAAATATTCTCCTCAGACAGCTCTGACTTCATTTCTACAGAAATCTGAAGAAACATGGAAGAAAGCCAAGCAAGATGCAAATGATTTTCCTAGTGCGCTG AAGCAAgcacatgaaaaatatttagcTGTTTTGAAATCTGTAGTGAACTGTTTGGAAGGTCACAATATTGACTTCGTAAAACTTATTCCTGGGTGGCAACTTAAGGATAAAATTATCAACTTGGAGAAAGATATTAGTGATaccaatataaaaattgaaGAGAAGTCAATGATCAAGAGAAAAGTAGATAAAAACACTTCATCTAACAAAATGAAGATTCCAGACGCAAAACGAACACGGTTTGCTGGGAGAGATGCGTCTGTGCTATCACCCCCACTTGCCGCCTTGCACGAGCAAAGGATTGTTCGTATGGATGGCAATAGCTCGTATGATGGTTCATTGGCAGCCCATTTGCTGGACGGTAGATCATATGGTTACCCAAATAGTTATCTCAGTGCAGCATCTATACAACTTGGATCTGTTTCAGATTCCTTGGCCGAAAAATATCTTGGAAGTACAGTTGCAAATGGGGCTAATATGCTTGGAGGAGCTATGGGTGGTTCATATTCTGGGTATCAGGGGGATATGATAAGAGATAATGTTGGGACAGTGCTAAACAGCAATAGTTATAGATGGCATGGAGTTGGGGAAGGGGCATTGTCTCATGATAGGTCAGTTGGGCAGAGTTTCGCGGGGCAGTCTACATCAGCACTAGTAAACAATTTGTATGGGAAAACATCTATCGAAGGTTTCGCAGGAGTGTCAGAGCATCACTCTATTGGTGCTTCTAGTCGCAGTGGAGGTTCTGATTTGTATAGCTTCGCTGATGGTGTTTTCGATTCATAG
- the LOC137822589 gene encoding pentatricopeptide repeat-containing protein At4g21065-like isoform X2 produces MSRYYSNMKKVYNLHATLIKRGQHENPLSLRPFILHCANSSSPPDTARYAASVLLRFPIPGDTFTYNAIIRHLALHAPSLALLLFSHMHRTNIPFDHFTFPLILKPSKLNPHSIHSVVLKLGFYSSIYVQNALINSYGTSGSLHVSLKLFDEISHPDLVSWSSLISSFAKHGFPHEALTLFQQMQLRHTDILPDGVIMLSVLSAVSSLGALELGIWVHAFISRTGLNFTVPLGTALINMYSRCGDIDRSVKVFDEIPHRNVVTWTALINGLAVHGRGREALEAFYDMVESGLKPDCVAFMGALVACSHGGFVEEGQQVFQGMWSKYGVEPALEHYGCMVDLLGRAGKLLEAFEFVERMRVKPNSIIWRTLLGACVNHNHLGLAEKAKERIKELDPHHDGDYVLLSNAYGGVGNWVEKEGVRNSMRELRIVKEPGRSLVHIDQVVHEFLSGDNSHPNWEEITRFLGSIIDTVKLGGYTPITSNVLHDIQEEEKEHCLGYHSEKLAVAFVLLFHRDRKTIRIIKNLRICYDCHSFMKHVSGFFDRCIVIRDRSRFHHFSKGSCSCRDF; encoded by the coding sequence ATGTCGAGATATTACTCGAACATGAAGAAAGTGTACAACCTACACGCCACGCTAATCAAACGTGGCCAACACGAGAACCCTCTCTCCCTCCGTCCCTTCATTCTCCACTGCGCCAACTCATCATCACCCCCCGACACCGCCCGTTACGCCGCCTCAGTGCTCCTCCGTTTCCCCATCCCCGGCGACACCTTCACCTACAACGCCATCATCCGCCACCTGGCACTCCACGCTCCCTCCCTCGCCCTCCTCCTCTTCTCCCACATGCACCGCACCAATATCCCCTTCGATCACTTCACCTTCCCCCTCATCCTCAAACCCTCCAAATTAAACCCCCACAGCATCCACTCCGTCGTTCTCAAACTCGGTTTCTACTCCTCCATTTACGTCCAAAACGCCCTTATAAACTCCTACGGAACCTCCGGCTCCCTCCACGTCTCCCTTAAACTGTTCGATGAAATCTCCCACCCAGACTTGGTCTCTTGGTCCTCTTTAATCTCCTCTTTCGCCAAACACGGGTTCCCCCATGAAGCCCTTACGCTCTTCCAACAAATGCAGCTCCGCCACACTGATATCCTACCCGACGGGGTCATCATGCTTAGTGTGCTATCCGCTGTTTCCAGCCTAGGTGCCTTGGAATTAGGTATCTGGGTTCACGCTTTTATTTCCAGAACTGGGCTTAACTTTACTGTCCCATTAGGTACTGCACTTATTAACATGTATTCTCGATGCGGGGACATTGATCGTTCTGttaaggtgtttgatgaaatacCTCACAGGAATGTGGTAACATGGACTGCGCTGATTAACGGGCTTGCCGTTCATGGACGTGGTAGGGAGGCTTTAGAGGCCTTTTATGATATGGTGGAGTCTGGTTTGAAGCCTGATTGTGTTGCGTTTATGGGTGCATTGGTGGCTTGTAGTCATGGTGGGTTTGTGGAGGAGGGGCAGCAGGTTTTTCAGGGCATGTGGAGTAAGTATGGTGTTGAACCGGCGCTTGAGCATTATGGTTGTATGGTTGATCTTCTTGGCCGCGCAGGCAAGCTGCTTGAAGCTTTTGAGTTTGTGGAGAGGATGCGTGTTAAGCCAAATTCGATTATTTGGAGGACTTTGCTTGGGGCATGTGTGAATCACAATCATCTTGGGCTGGCTGAGAAGGCCAAGGAGAGGATCAAGGAGTTGGACCCTCATCATGATGGTGATTATGTGCTTTTGTCAAACGCTTATGGTGGAGTTGGTAACTGGGTTGAGAAGGAGGGGGTGAGGAATTCAATGAGGGAGCTTAGGATTGTTAAGGAACCTGGCCGTAGTTTGGTTCACATTGATCAAGTGGTTCATGAGTTTTTGTCTGGAGATAATTCTCATCCGAATTGGGAGGAGATTACAAGATTTCTGGGTTCAATTATTGACACAGTAAAACTTGGAGGTTACACCCCTATTACTTCTAATGTGCTGCATGACATTCAAGAGGAAGAGAAGGAGCATTGTCTAGGCTATCACAGTGAGAAATTAGCAGTGgcttttgttcttctttttcatagGGATAGAAAGACCATTAGGATCATTAAGAACCTTAGAATTTGTTATGACTGTCATAGTTTCATGAAGCACGTTTCAGGTTTCTTTGATAGATGTATTGTCATTAGGGATCGAAGTCGGTTCCACCATTTTAGCAAGGGATCATGCTCTTGCAGAGATTTTTG